Genomic segment of Pseudorca crassidens isolate mPseCra1 chromosome 10, mPseCra1.hap1, whole genome shotgun sequence:
gatcttcccggaccgggacacgaacccgcgtcccctgcatcggcaggcggactctcaaccactgtgccaccagggaagccctaaatgaatTCTTATACAGTTGCCACTACAGACATACACACTGGTAGTTCATAATTCATTAGTGAACAAATCATTTCTGGCTATGTGATGTTCTTTAAAATTCTAGAAACTAAAATCAGTTGTTTcaaattttcaagaattttacTGGTTGGTGACATTTTTGAGTCATCAAAATGTGGTGGTTTCAGTCCAAAGGTAGATCTCTGAGCAACATAATATAAGGGGGATAAGTCCAAAGAACACTACTGTGGGAAAATCTCCCTGGTGGAAATTGACACCTTTAGATCTCACATTCTCCAGCTATGAAATACAGGCAGAAATTCCCTACAAACTAGTCTGAGACAAAACCAAAACCCATATATAATGAAAGATAAAAGTTTGTACTACTGGTTTATTGTAAGACCCACATGGCAACTCAAGAGGGAAAATCTTTCCTAATAGCCAACCAGTTTTCcaaacataattcaaaaacacttaaatgtgggaattccctggcagtccagtggttaggactccgcgcttccactgtagggggcaggttcaattcctggtcagggaactaagatcctgaatgacacgcagtgcagccaagaaaaaaaaaaaaaaacacaaatcaatgacattaaaaacaagaaatcaaTAGAGAACACCAActaaaccaaaagctggttctttgaaaagatgaataaaattgataagcctctagcCAGACTGAGGATACAGATTACcattatcagaaatgaaagtgaggaCATCACTACACATCGCATGGACTTTAAAAGtcagtttggggacttccctggtggtccggtggttaacaCTCCacccttccaatgtagggggcttgggtttgatccctggttggggagctaagatccaacatgctgtgcagcgtggccaaaaaaaaaaaaaaaaacatgcagttTGATCCCAGTAAATATCTGGAAATAATTATTACTACATATGAGATAATTCTGTGTATACACTAATGAAAATGAAGTCTCAGTAAATGAGACACTGATACTCTGGAAGATTAAGATAAACATTTCACTTAcgttttattttcattgaagaaTATATAAGGTAAAGGGGGGAATCCATGGAAGCAAatatgtaacaaaataccaccacAGAAAAGCAACTGAATGATTTGAGAAAAAAGACAGTGGGGAATATTatggacaacaacaacaaaaaagcctaTTAACAGagggacagaaaacagaaaatggttCTATCCTCAACTCTGATGCTGCTAGTCAGCCTTTAAGGGAACCACAATCCCTCTTCAGCTTCTCTGTTAACATACTTAACAATTATTTGACAGAGTATTTTTTAACCTGTGGGTATAATCAACTGTTCTGTATAATACAGGAGGGTCACAGAGACCTCTTTTTGATTTATCAACACTACATTTAACATTTGTGTAAACAGTAAGCAATGAATATAATGTCAAGTATTTCATAAAAGAGTACTGATCATGTCAATAAATTAGGACAGTGATAGTGATTTTATAAGTCTGCATTGTTTTCAAAGAATGTTAAAACACAGTGAAAGGCATTCTAGGGATTATCTCTCAATTTACACTTTTCCCCAAAGCATTTACTCACTTCTActtggaaaaaaatggaacttctcaatttaatttaaaaacaaaaacaaagaactaCCACCAggactgaagaaaaagaataactcCTTGGGGTAAAAACATGccaaatcgggcttccctggtggcgcagtggttgagagtccgcctgccgatgcaggggacacgggttcgtgccccggtccgggaagatcccacatgccgtggagcggctgggcccgtgagccatggccgctgagcctgcacacccggagcctgtgctccgcaacaggagaggccacaacagtgagaggcccgcgtaccacaaaaaacaaacaaacaaacaaaaaacatgccAAATCACCAagttaatgttttctttaaaacataaaaaagaacaagcaaTCTTGCAAATCTTTATTTAACCCATTTAGCAAAAATTAGGCAATTTTAGATTCCTAATGCAGTCATTTCCAACAATGGTAGTAAGAGCTGCCATATCTTGAAAGTAAGATTATATGGATTCTCTTTATTCTATCTTCAGAGTTCATGAAAGCATCTTTGACTTACTTGgtttagtcttttaaaaattaatacaacaaTGGTAATTTAACTATGATTCTATCATTGAACCTCTGAAGTTTTGTATCCCCTAGTTGAACCCCATAAAAACCACACATACTATATACCCTTATCTTAGTTTTATCCAAGAAATGAGACCTTTCTTAtttggagggaagaaggaagaattcATCCAGTGGGCTAGAGAAGATGCACTTACATGAAATAACATAAGTTTAGCATACACTTTCTCCCAGTAACCTGTTTCACAATCACCAACTACTTAATTCTAAATTCCTTTTGCTTTGTccagtagtttttttgttttgttttttttacaattcaaatatacacattattttacaAGCATGTATTGGCTTTGAAACCAAGATTCCAATCCATAAATTTATCTAAATCTAAGCcattaataatcataaaaatgcAAGGTTTATGAAATACATAAAACGTTAGATTACAGACAAAAACTAAGTTACTCATAAGGTTACCAAGTTGAGTCCTTAAGAAATTAACAGACGTAATTCATGAGGTACTACCCTATGACAAAGATTTAGTCACTTTCTGCAGAAGTTCTGAAATTTGtgaagctaaaaaagaaaagtgtttgtGAACTTTGTTCTCCTACACAGGAGAGCAGCATCACTAACCGTCTATGTATTACGAGATACAAAAaacacttgaatttttttttaaacgaatGTTAGCTGTGAAacaaacacatgcatacatacttTGGGAGCAGTTCATTTTATTACAGCTTTTTACTCTTGATCTGACTTTAGAAATGTACAGCATCAAAATGGTATTTTATCAAAGAAGACTAAATTCTTGAAATTGCTCCTCACTCTGTTACACACAATAGCAACCcacattttatttccaattcaaacaataaataaactCACTGGGATCTTTATTATTGTTCACAGTatgtaatatatgcaaatcaactaAGAAAAATCTATTTCAAACATCTTCAAgactcaagaaaaacaaacaccattacatgttttatcattttattaggAATAATTCCAAATGGGTTATGAAGAAAACTTATTGAGTCTGATGAGTTTTCCAAAACTCTTAATGAAGACATGTTCACcaacaaacaataaaacatcaGCAGAACTATCATATACTGGGCCAAGAGTCAGGCTGATACCAAAAGCAACATGCAACATAAAAAAGATACAATATAAAGGAAGACAATCTGCTGAGTATTAAAAATCATCTCAATATGAACTCTTTGCAACTAGCACAGAACTAATTAGCTATCAAATCCAAACCACACCAAGGTAAGCTTGGCTGATGGAAGCCAGGAGTTAATAATGGGAGGGAAATGTAAGTTCCTCAgtgcaaaagatctgaatagtgTTTTGGAGCATTTCCCTGGCTGGTACAAGCagtattaaaaaatcttttttggcaagggagaaaaataaatacaaatggaatgctacattttttaaatcagcagACTGTCCCAGGAATGATAAACGTATCAGTAAAGTAGCAAGGGGAtaactttaaaacattatttgcTGTGGGCTcaaaaaaacattcaaaatggatttatttaaagGTGTCACATTAGCTATGTCCAGGCATTTAGGCTTAAGGGAAGTAAAATTAAAAGAGGacagtttttttccccaagttaaGAGAATCTCTTTAAAACCAAGCATATTGCTAAATGGCAACATTATACTTGGTAAACAATAATTGGCAACAAAATAAGTTTAAACGCTGTAATATTCTGCCCAAACCAGTCCCACATATTGTTTAAAAACCAAGATGCAAACTAATTTTGTTGTAACAAGCCTAgaccaattctatcaaacatgtccTTGGTTAGATATCCAGTTTCATTTAACGTTTTGAAAGCTCATTTGACAGCCAGTCAAGTCCCTCATACAGACCGGTTCCTTGTGTAGCACAAGTGGCTTGAACATACCACTGTAAAGAAAGGACAATGAGAAAACACTTAATTAATATAACCAGTGTTTAAAATTCCttactcagaaaattattttccaggGGTATTAGTGAGCAGGTGCCATAAATgtatagagaaaaaggaaaaatacataaagcCATAGGAACTAAAGTTGTAAATGTGTTAAAAGTATATTTCACAAAtgattaattttgtatttaatgATCTCAGTAACCGTATAGATTAGAACTGTTCTCCCACCTCTTGCTTCTCACAAAACTCCTCTCATATCTAAAGCTACTACTACCCATTCATTACATTTAACCAACTACTActtaatctgaaaagaaaattcatgGGAAGATTAGTAACTAATAAACTACCCACCTGGTCCTTATGATGCTCTTGTTTCCCACAAAACTAAGTTCAGAGTAGAAGAGGCAAAATTTTGAAAGAGTAGGGATTATTGATATTTTAGAGGCAAGCTTTTTCGGGAGTTTCACTGTCTTTAGTCTCATGTACCCCCACAAGTTCcaatctttaaaatgtttatgaataTTATCTTCAGTAACTGTATGAAATGCCATGAAAAGTTTCAAATACCAAGAAAAAGACCTAGAAAGCAATTTAATTACCTTTTAGGgatggtttattaattttctttactgACCAGTTTTATTTTGCCTTAAAATAAAGACCTTGCTTTAATGTTGCAAAGTCACTTCAAGTCTACCATATGCTGCCAATTATTACTTTAATACCAAGGACCCCAATAACCTAGAAGGCTGGGAAAAAGGCATGAATTCATATCCTCACAGCATGGAAAACTGCATCATTTACAGTCTGTCTTATTTAAATTGGGCTGGGACATCTTAAACAGTGTATACAGTTATTGCCACACCACAGTTTCACCTTGTTGACAAGTTAATGAAAAACTACTGTAAGGCACAAACCGTAATAATAGTTTGTGATATcatctttataaataaaacaatatattgtATTTCGCCAATATTTAAACCACTGATCTCAAATGGTAAAGCTATTGGAGAGCAAGtagatattttttataattttaaactcAAAACTTGTTTAACATCATAATTACAGGTCCCTCCACAAGCTCTTAGTGCTACCACACACACAGTACaaaatattatctaaaatatggctgctatggcttccctggtggtgcagtggttgagagtccacccgccgatgcaggggacatgggttcgtgccccggtccaggaagatcccacgtgccgcggagtggctgggaccgtgagccatggccactgagcctgcgcgtccggagcctgtgctccgcaacgggagaggccacaacagtgaggggcccgcgtaccacaaaaaaataaaaaataaaaaatgttaacaaaagtCAAacgaaataaagatatttaaaacctTTGGATCCTTAAAGgatatatattaaaaagtttaagaatGGAGAAGATATCAACGTACTTTAAAGTTGAATACAACATTTACAAAGGTTTGAAATAAAGCCTGAAAGGGCTCATTTTTATATAAGCAAGAGTCTCTTACTgtagtgttttctgttttttgcttttggctgtgctgccaggcatgcgggatcttagttccccaaccagggatcgaacccgtgtcccctgcatcggcaggcggactctaaaccactgcgccaccagggaagccctcctgtagttttttaaatgatgtgcTCATCATCTATTTCAAAGGGGACAATTAACTAATAAATGTTTAAACTAAATATCAGCTTAAACAATTATGCTAATAATCTAATAGTCAGGAGATTAATATGAAACTCCAAAAACTTACTGTTCTGTTACGAAGAGACTGAAGACCTAATTTATCTGTCATTTCACTAATGGCCATAGCATTCGGCAAATCCTGTTTGTTTGCAAAAAGCAGCAACACAGCATCTCGCAGCTCATCTTCCTGAAGctgaaaataaagacattaacaACTACCAAACTGGAATCCAATTATTGTAACAAACTAAGTAAAACAGGCTTCCTACGTATGtacatcatttattcaacattaaaTACATTATCAAACATCAAATCAATAATCATACACCTTCAAGTAAAGCAAAACTATTTTCCAAGTCAATCATCCTATACTCCATTAAGGTAAATCATTCATTCAGTCTTGATGATAATCCATGGAGGGTCAGGATTGGCAAGGACCAGAAACACACATGGGAATAAACATTTATGGCAGGATCTTATGGTACTCAGTAGTAAACATACTTAGACGATGATTCTGTTTGGACTTTTATCCTTTCCAGCCAGTTAGATCAAACGACAGTGGGAAAACAATACAGTGATTAGGGCATTAGTAGTATCATGTAAAATACAAGAATTATACCAAGAGCAGAAGCCGGtgggaatgaaatactgatatatgACACAACACTTGGAaacttatgctaagtgaaaagaaacaaaaagtttaaaaaggtaacaaaagaccacatattttatGCAGGTAGGGTAGAATGGGGGAAGGAATGGGGAACAAATGCTAATAGTTATAGGATTTCtttttggaggtgatgaaaatgttctaaaattcaaTTGTGGTAATGATTGTACAATTTTGTATACCAGAAACCACTGACTTGTACATTTCAAATGAGTGAAGTTAtggtatgtgaactatatctcaataaagcggtttacaaaataaaaaaaagagtagaagggGTAATAGTTAACGGAGACAAAAAAAGCACCAGTTACACGTATACTGGCACAATGGTTTTACAAACTGCACTCCAGTCTTAGGAGCACTGAATGAGaatatttcagtaaatattttacacCTGCAAGTCTGAAACCATGACAACGCTCCTCTAGCAAAGTTCCTCAACAATTTTCCCCCTCAGGATTTTTAACAGTATGAACATATGAAAACATTTATCCAATATTTGGCAAGGCCAAAATGCCACCATCAACCAAAATGCCACATGCCTTAGGTGGAATTCTTTTACCATGGTTGCTATTATGTAAcattttgaagtatattttataGGTATAGTATAGAGAAAACTGAACCCAATGACCTTGGGAACAAGGGATTTGAACCAGGATTCCTAGGTCACAAAAGCTTCAAAACTGGAGATTTTGtaactagaaaataaaagaccGGACTAAAGTAAAAATCCTCAACCAGAGATATGCATCAAAATCACCCATGGAGCATTCTACAAACAAACTGTGCCTTCCTCCCAACTTACTGAAGTAACTGCTCATCCATGAGTTGTTTTAAAAGCTCTACAGGAGATTTTTATTTGCAGTCTTAAGAACCTGTGATAATATATAGTTTTTCAAGGTTCTTTCTAGCTCTAAAAAGTTGATTTATGTAATCAAATTACAGTTAAAATGTACCGACCACTAACACCACCACTATCACCCAGAAAAACATATCTTGgaaatgataaatttaaaaactattctcACCATTTTCTGCAGCTCTTCTGCTCCTTCCTGAATTCTTTCACGATCATTGCTATCTACCACAAAAATAAGAccctgaaataaattaaaagttaaatttaaagcACACACTAAATATGAAACCTAAGTACACAGGCAGCAAAACCACATCAAGAGTTAATAACATGTTAGGAAGAAAGTctccttacaaaaaaaaaaaaaaggaaaagacagggcATTACAGATTTGAGCACTATTTGTTATTTTAACTTATCAATgttatttccaaaagaaaatctACCTCTTAACAACTGATCACTTTTTTCAACTATGCTAAGAAGAATAAATTCTATACCTTTCCCCTACCTTTGCACATTTAAATGCAGGTAAGTAGAAGTAACAAAATGGCCACAAAGTgggcacaaaaggaaaaacaacaatcCACAGATCCTAAGGATTCATGAATTTACTAATTGAATTACCTTATTCAAAAGCATgcacaaaatgaaactaaaaaaagaagCGGAAGGAGTGCACTACAGTAGCTTTTATATAGTTCATCAGGAAAAGAGAGTCTTGCTCTAGAATGCTGCCTGCCAGCTCTAGAATCAGGAGAAGAAAGTCTTCAGcaaaatatatcaagaaaaatTCAAGGCTGACTTGATCGAATAAGAAATTCTTAACAAAAAGGAAGGTAGTAGATATTCAAATA
This window contains:
- the ARF4 gene encoding ADP-ribosylation factor 4 → MGLTISSLFSRLFGKKQMRILMVGLDAAGKTTILYKLKLGEIVTTIPTIGFNVETVEYKNICFTVWDVGGQDKIRPLWRHYFQNTQGLIFVVDSNDRERIQEGAEELQKMLQEDELRDAVLLLFANKQDLPNAMAISEMTDKLGLQSLRNRTWYVQATCATQGTGLYEGLDWLSNELSKR